Proteins encoded by one window of Lutibacter sp. A64:
- a CDS encoding DMT family transporter, producing the protein MNFSKTINSGVFIAIVGIVLFSAKAVLVKLAYQYNVSAIHLLLFRMLFALPFYILIAFYVKPQNPNIIKKVDFLWIVLFGFIGYYLASYFDFLGLQYIKAGLERIILFVYPTLVLLISKIVFKTIISLKQLLAILITYFGVLIAFWGELNFESSNVILGGFLVFLSALTYAIYLVGSGWLIPKFGVVPFTAYAMIVSTICVLIHYLVIDRTSIFEYSYQVYVLGFLMAVLSTLIPSFLVSLAIKKLGASNFSIIGSIGPISTIILAYIFLGEKLSFLQFIGAFVVILGIGIVSSKKMKLK; encoded by the coding sequence ATGAATTTTTCAAAAACAATAAATTCGGGAGTATTTATAGCAATTGTTGGAATTGTACTATTTTCAGCAAAGGCTGTATTAGTAAAATTAGCTTATCAATACAATGTTAGTGCTATTCATTTATTGTTATTTAGAATGCTTTTTGCACTTCCATTTTATATATTAATAGCATTTTATGTAAAACCTCAAAATCCAAATATAATTAAGAAAGTAGATTTTTTATGGATTGTTTTATTTGGTTTTATAGGGTATTATTTAGCGAGTTATTTCGATTTTTTAGGACTTCAATATATAAAAGCGGGTTTAGAGCGTATTATCTTATTTGTTTATCCAACATTAGTTTTATTAATTTCAAAAATAGTTTTTAAAACTATAATTTCTTTAAAACAACTTTTAGCTATTTTAATTACTTATTTTGGGGTTTTAATTGCCTTTTGGGGCGAACTAAATTTTGAAAGCTCTAATGTTATTTTAGGTGGCTTTTTGGTGTTTTTAAGCGCTTTAACCTATGCTATTTACTTAGTTGGTAGTGGTTGGTTAATTCCTAAATTTGGTGTAGTTCCTTTTACGGCTTATGCTATGATAGTTTCTACTATTTGTGTGTTAATTCATTACTTAGTTATTGACAGAACTAGTATTTTTGAGTATTCGTATCAAGTTTATGTTTTAGGCTTTTTAATGGCTGTTTTATCTACATTAATACCTTCGTTTTTGGTTTCTTTGGCAATAAAAAAGTTGGGAGCTTCAAATTTTTCAATTATAGGAAGTATTGGGCCAATTTCAACCATAATTTTAGCATATATATTTTTAGGTGAAAAATTATCGTTTTTGCAATTTATTGGTGCTTTTGTTGTAATTTTAGGAATTGGAATTGTATCTTCAAAAAAAATGAAATTAAAATGA
- a CDS encoding DNA topoisomerase IV subunit B, which yields MAEQTSYTEDNIRSLDWKEHIRMRPGMYIGKLGDGSSPDDGIYILIKEVLDNSIDEYVMGAGKTIEVSVKGETVTVRDYGRGIPLGKVVDVVSKMNTGGKYDSKAFKKSVGLNGVGTKAVNALSSYFKVQSFRDGKTVLAEFEKGTITHEEKPHDSTNRKGTKVTFIPDKSIFTKFKYRNEYIVKMIKNYVYLNTGLTIVFNGEKYFSENGLKDLLEENIADEFMLFPIIHLKEDDIEVALTYSKAQYSEEYHSFVNGQHTTQGGTHQSAFREAIVKTLRDFFGKNYDASDIRKSIVSAVSVKVMEPVFESQTKTKLGSTEMGGDLPTVRTFITDFVKRNLDNFLHKNPEIADKIQKKILQAEKERKDLSGIRKLARERAKKASLHNKKLRDCRVHLNDLKKDNRLESTLFITEGDSASGSITKSRNVNTQAVFSLRGKPLNSYNMSKKIVYENEEFNLLQAALDIEDGLENLRYNNIVIATDADVDGMHIRLLLITFFLQFFPELIKEGHLYILDTPLFRVRDKKQTFYCYTPEEKQEAINKLKGKPEMTRFKGLGEISPDEFVHFIGGDIRLDPVMLDKEMSIDKLLEFYMGKNTPDRQKFIINNLKIELDIVEE from the coding sequence ATGGCAGAACAAACATCGTATACCGAGGATAATATTCGCTCATTAGACTGGAAAGAACATATTAGAATGCGACCTGGTATGTATATCGGGAAATTAGGTGATGGCTCATCTCCTGATGATGGTATTTACATTCTAATTAAAGAAGTTTTAGACAACTCCATTGATGAATATGTAATGGGGGCAGGAAAAACAATTGAAGTTTCAGTAAAAGGAGAAACAGTTACAGTACGAGACTATGGTCGTGGTATTCCTTTAGGAAAAGTAGTAGATGTGGTTTCTAAAATGAATACAGGTGGTAAATACGATTCTAAAGCCTTTAAAAAGTCGGTTGGTTTAAATGGTGTTGGTACCAAAGCTGTTAATGCACTTTCATCTTACTTTAAAGTACAATCTTTTAGAGATGGAAAAACAGTGCTCGCTGAATTTGAAAAGGGAACAATTACCCACGAAGAAAAACCACATGATTCTACAAATAGAAAAGGAACTAAAGTAACTTTTATACCAGATAAAAGTATTTTTACAAAGTTTAAATACCGAAACGAATATATTGTAAAAATGATTAAAAATTATGTATACCTAAACACGGGTTTAACCATAGTTTTTAATGGTGAAAAATATTTTTCAGAAAATGGTTTAAAAGATTTATTAGAAGAGAATATTGCAGATGAATTTATGTTATTTCCAATAATTCATTTAAAAGAAGATGACATTGAAGTAGCATTAACTTATAGTAAGGCGCAATATAGTGAAGAATACCACTCTTTTGTTAATGGGCAGCATACAACACAAGGAGGTACACATCAAAGTGCTTTTAGAGAGGCTATTGTAAAAACCTTACGCGATTTTTTTGGTAAAAATTATGATGCTTCTGATATTAGAAAGTCTATAGTTTCTGCAGTAAGTGTAAAAGTTATGGAACCTGTTTTTGAAAGTCAAACAAAAACAAAATTAGGTTCTACAGAAATGGGTGGAGATTTACCTACAGTTAGAACTTTTATTACAGATTTTGTAAAAAGAAATCTCGATAATTTTTTACATAAAAATCCAGAAATTGCAGATAAAATTCAAAAGAAAATTTTACAAGCAGAAAAAGAGCGTAAAGATTTATCAGGTATTAGAAAACTTGCAAGAGAACGTGCAAAAAAAGCAAGTTTACACAATAAAAAATTAAGAGATTGTAGAGTTCATTTAAATGATTTAAAAAAAGATAATCGTTTAGAAAGCACTTTATTTATTACAGAGGGAGATTCAGCAAGTGGGTCTATTACAAAATCTAGAAATGTAAATACACAAGCGGTATTTAGTTTAAGAGGTAAGCCTTTAAATTCATACAATATGAGTAAGAAAATAGTGTATGAAAATGAAGAATTTAACCTTTTACAAGCTGCATTAGACATAGAAGATGGATTAGAAAATTTGAGGTATAATAATATTGTAATTGCAACGGATGCTGATGTAGATGGTATGCATATTAGATTGTTGTTAATTACATTCTTTTTACAATTTTTTCCTGAATTAATAAAAGAAGGACATCTTTATATTTTAGATACGCCGTTGTTTAGAGTGCGCGATAAAAAACAAACATTTTATTGTTATACTCCTGAAGAAAAACAAGAAGCTATTAATAAGCTAAAAGGAAAACCAGAAATGACCCGATTTAAAGGTTTGGGTGAAATTTCTCCAGATGAGTTTGTGCATTTTATTGGAGGAGATATTCGTTTAGATCCTGTAATGCTTGATAAAGAAATGTCTATAGATAAATTATTGGAATTTTATATGGGAAAAAATACACCAGATAGGCAAAAATTTATTATTAATAATTTAAAAATAGAATTAGATATAGTTGAGGAGTAA